Proteins encoded by one window of Chryseobacterium sp. POL2:
- the asnB gene encoding asparagine synthase B: MCGIVCLFDAKQKTELLRPQILEMSKKIRHRGPDWSGIFQNEKIIFSHERLAIVDPTSGKQPLFSKDGKFVLAVNGEIYNHQELKAEFPDYDFQTKSDCEVILALFQQYGKDFIEKLNGIFAFAIYDIDKNEYLISRDHMGIIPLYQAWDKQGNYYIASELKALEGFCNRIEEFPPGHLIYSPEGHTPQQWYQRDWENFDNVKDNPTDISAIRKSLEDAVHRQLMSDVPYGVLLSGGLDSSIIAAVTAKFARQRVESDDTQEAWYPRLHSFAVGLETSPDLVAARKVADHIGSVHHEVKYTVQEGLDAIRDVIYHLETYDVTTIRASTPMYLLARAIKSMGIKMVLSGEGSDELFGGYLYFHKAPSAQAFHEENVRKLSKLHLYDCLRANKSLMAWGIEGRVPFLDKEFMDVAMRINPKDKMITPERMEKWVLRKAFEDLLPESVAWRQKEQFSDGVGYSWIDSLKQIAEETVTDEMMTQAKYRFPINTPMSKEEYRYRSIFEEHFPSDSAASCVPSVPSVACSTPIALEWDEAFKKMNDPSGRAVKVHETAY; encoded by the coding sequence ATGTGCGGAATTGTATGTTTGTTTGATGCAAAACAAAAAACGGAGCTTCTACGCCCACAGATTTTAGAAATGTCAAAAAAAATCAGACATCGTGGTCCAGACTGGTCGGGTATTTTTCAAAATGAAAAAATAATTTTCTCTCATGAAAGATTAGCCATAGTTGACCCTACTTCGGGTAAACAACCTTTATTTTCAAAAGACGGTAAATTTGTACTGGCCGTAAATGGTGAAATCTACAACCATCAAGAACTAAAAGCGGAGTTTCCCGATTACGATTTTCAAACCAAGTCAGACTGCGAAGTTATTTTAGCTCTTTTTCAGCAATATGGAAAAGATTTCATTGAAAAACTAAATGGTATTTTTGCTTTTGCAATCTACGACATTGACAAAAACGAATACCTCATTAGTCGCGACCACATGGGAATTATCCCTCTCTATCAAGCTTGGGACAAACAAGGTAATTATTATATTGCTTCCGAACTGAAAGCTTTGGAAGGCTTTTGCAACCGAATAGAGGAGTTTCCTCCAGGACACCTCATCTATAGTCCCGAAGGTCACACACCGCAACAATGGTATCAACGCGATTGGGAAAACTTTGATAATGTCAAAGATAATCCGACGGATATTTCTGCGATTAGAAAATCTTTGGAAGATGCTGTACATCGTCAGCTAATGAGTGATGTTCCTTATGGCGTATTGTTATCTGGCGGTTTGGATTCTAGTATTATTGCAGCGGTTACTGCAAAGTTTGCGCGTCAACGTGTAGAAAGTGACGATACACAAGAAGCATGGTATCCGCGTTTACACAGCTTTGCCGTTGGTTTAGAAACTTCTCCCGATCTAGTTGCAGCTCGGAAAGTTGCGGATCATATTGGATCTGTGCATCACGAAGTAAAATATACAGTCCAAGAAGGCCTTGATGCAATTCGCGATGTTATTTATCACTTAGAAACTTACGACGTCACCACCATCCGAGCCTCCACACCAATGTATCTTTTGGCTCGGGCTATAAAATCTATGGGAATAAAAATGGTTCTTTCTGGTGAAGGCTCCGACGAATTGTTTGGTGGCTATCTCTATTTTCACAAAGCGCCATCTGCACAAGCTTTCCATGAAGAAAACGTTCGAAAACTTAGCAAACTTCATCTTTATGATTGTCTTCGCGCCAACAAATCGTTAATGGCTTGGGGCATCGAAGGGCGCGTTCCGTTTTTGGATAAAGAATTCATGGATGTTGCAATGCGTATTAATCCAAAAGACAAAATGATTACACCAGAACGAATGGAAAAATGGGTTCTTCGTAAAGCCTTCGAAGATCTTTTACCAGAAAGCGTTGCTTGGCGCCAGAAAGAACAGTTCAGCGATGGCGTTGGTTATTCTTGGATTGATAGTTTAAAGCAAATCGCAGAGGAAACAGTTACAGATGAAATGATGACGCAGGCGAAATACCGCTTCCCAATCAACACACCAATGAGTAAAGAAGAATACCGTTACAGAAGTATTTTTGAAGAACATTTCCCAAGTGACAGC